The nucleotide sequence TCATGGCTTCCATGTCCATCTCGGCGATGGCAaggcgacgctgccgcctccggtggTCACGACGACCCTTgtcggtgaaaagccgcgggagagaggcgagatcctgcgcccgctggctgGACACGTCGGGGAAATTCATCTCCCGAcgaggcctcaggaggcgccacgccgccgcgtcatgcgcgcgggccgcctcctctgcggtgtcgaaTGTGTCGAGAATGAGGCGTTTCTCATCAAACCAGATCTcggaggagaaggcgccggagcggcgctcgcggactccgcgaaaatccAAAGCGTCTAGGCGGCGCATCGACATGGTGACGCAGAGGCAGCGAGGCTAGTGAGGGAGGAGAGGAGTGAGCGGCGGGCGGAGTGTGGAGGGAGCACTTTCTTATAACGAGCGTCGgccgcgccaaaactagcgcgcgaacctttcccgcgcaCTGGAACGCCAAAACCAGCGCGCGCagtcatgaaatgggtcggcgcgtcgGCTGCACTGCCGAACCAAATCTAATTGAGGACGGACGCCggacgggcggccgacccaaacggacaaaagcaCCGTCCGTTTAGGTggtccgttggagttgctcttataaaACTGAAAAACACCATCTAGTCAGGCTAGCTATGCATTGGCGGGACGACTTGTTTGTTTTGATTGGTCGAGTGATGCAACCCGCGTCGCGGCGTCCGGCCGACGCCTCCCACTGAGCCGAAATGAGAATCAGAGGCGATCCAGCCCACGGACTGGGCATTACCTTCATCAGTGTTTCGCTTCGCAGCCGCGACAAACACCGTCGCTGCCTGCCCTGGGATTTGATTTCTTGTGATCGGAGGGCACTCAACCCATGCTTCATGTTCCCATCTAGCACGGCTGAGCACCTTGCTTACAGATGCCCGAGTCGAGTCCAACACAGCGAATGTCCACTAACAATTCTACAGGAAGGGGCACACAGATCAATTCCTGTGGACAGCGTACACGGATCATCTCCTGTAGAACACTTCATACTACTACTACATGTTAAGGTCAAATTAAACCAGCCTCTCTATATATACAGCGTAGCTGTATGTTCAAGAGCCCACTCACAGATCATCTTCGATCTTCATTTTGTTCGACATCATCTATCATGCCTCTTCTTGTGGCTCTGCCCGTGCCCATCTCTGTTAGTGCTAGCACGGGCGCTCTTTCTAGTACCGGTGCCGCATCTCCTTCAGCAAATGCTGATGGCCTCCTGTTCGATGATCTTGTGCTCGGTGACGGCGATGGAAGCAAGAATGAGACGGACGACGACCCCGCGGTGAAGTTGGAGTGGCTCAGGTCACAGATCATCGGCGCCGAAGCAGAGTTCTCGTCGCCGTTCGGGACTCGCCGCATCACGTACGCCGACCACACGGCGTCCGGCCGCTGCCTGCTCTTCGTCGAGGAGTTCGTGCAGCGGAACGTTCTCCCGTATTACGGTGCGCGCCATTAACAGCCTTTCCGCTAGCTCTTTTTTTATACTCCCTCTATTCACtattataagaccttgaagacgtTTTAGACAAGGTGCAAAGTAGCTTATTttcagttgtctgaaacgacttataaaAATGAACTGAGGGAGTAACTTTTTTTAACTGAttctagtactagtaggagtacaagTTATGCTCACCCGAACTAATGAAAAATTTGGAATTGTCAGTGATGTGTAAGTCTGTGTCCATGATGGTGTAGGCAACACGCACACGGTGGACAGCTACGTGGGCATGCACACGAGCAGGCtggccggggaggcggcgcggtACGTGAAGCGCAGCCTGGGAGGCGGCCCACAGGACGTGCTGCTCTTCTGCGGCACGGGCTGCACCGCCGCCATCAAGCGCCTCCAGGAGGTGACCGGCATGGCCGTCCCTCCCACGCTGCGCGCCAGGGTGCTGGAGGCCCTGCCGCCGTCCGACCGGTGGGTGGTATTCGTCGGGCCGCACGAGCACCACTCCAACCTGCTCTCGTGGCGGGAGAGCCTCGCGGAGGTGGTGGAGATCAGgctgcgggaggacgacggcctcgTCGACATGGCGGCCCTGGAGGCGGCGCTGGCGGCGCCCGGGCGCGCGGGGCGGCCCATGCTGGGCTCTTTCTCGGCGTGCAGCAACGTCACCGGGCTGCGCACCGACACGCGGGCCGTGGCGCGCCTGCTGCACCGGCACGGCGCCTTCGCCTGCTTCGACTTCGCATGCAGCGCGCCCTACGTCGACATCGACATGAGGTCCGGGGAGCCGGACGGCTACGACGCCGTCTTCCTGAGCGCGCACAAGTTCCTCGGCGGGCCCGGCAGCCCGGGCATCCTCGCGATGGCGTCGCGGCTCTACCGCCTCCGCCGCACCGCGCCGTCCACCAGCGGCGGGGGCACCGTGCTCTACGTCAGCGGCTTCGACCACGGAGACACAGTGTACTGCGAGGACACGGAGGAGCGCGAGGACGCGGGGACGCCGGCCATCATACAGAAGGTCCGAGCGGCGCTGGCGTTCAAGGTGAAGGAGTGGGTCGGGGCGGAGTGCGTCGAGGAGGGCGAGCAGCGCATGCTCGCCCTCGCCCTCCGCCGGATCCGGACGGCTGCCAACCCCAACCTGCGCCTGCTGCTCGGCGGCGACCCCGGCAGCACCGCAGGCCGGCTCCCGGTGCTCTCTTTCGTGGTGTACCCTCCGGTCGTCGACGAGAACAAGGAGGTGGGGGCGGCGAGGCCGCAGTTGCACTGCCGATTGGTGACGAAGCTACTGAACGACCTGTTCGGCGTGCAGGCTCGCGGGGGCTGCGCCTGCGCAGGGCCTTACGGCCACCGGTTGCTCGGCATCACTCCGGCGCGAGCCAAGGCCATCAAATCCGCCGTCGAGATGGTAACCGAAACTAAACAGTTTCCAACTTCATCATCCTCTGCACTCACTATTTGTTGATGATGGATTCTGACCGATCAATCCATGCAGGGCTATCACGGAGTGCGGCCAGGGTGGACGCGTGTCAGCCTGGCGTACTACACGTCGGCGCGCGAGGCGGAGTTCGTGCTGGAGGCCATAGACTTCGTCGCCAGTTTCGGCCACCGGTTTCTGCCGCTCTACACCTTCGACTGGAAATCCGGGGACTGGCTGTACGACCGCAGCTGCGGCCGCGTCCGGCCAGACAACGGGCCGGTCGCCGATACTACCATAACTTGTGCTGCTGCTCCTGAGTCGCATACCGGAGAAGTCAAAGCAGAGCACGATTACCAGAGCTACATGGCGTTTGCACGGAAGCTGGCCGAGTCCCTGCTCAACACTGGCCTGGATGACGCTCCGGCTAGGGGCATTCCCAAGGCCATTGACCCGCAGTTGGTTTACTATATGACGTGACTTGAGTCGCTGCAGAGTTCGACCCTTGGGTCCTTTTGTCTGTATAAAAGAAGATGCAGACACAGAATGTATATTTGGCAAGAGTCgtgtcatatactccctccgttcaaaattaCTTAtttcgaaaatggatgtatctagaactaaaatacgtctagatacatccatttctgcgacaagtaattccgaacggagggagtacatacaacGGTGTGAGAGAACGTACTTGAGGAACAAGAATGATGACGAACCTTTTTGACCTCCTTTTAGAGCAAAATGGTAATTTTCCATATATAACAGAAAGTTTTTTTTATATTAGAAATTTAGAATGAAGATAACTGTATCCAGAAACACAAGACTTGTTATGAGAACTTtcttttagaagaacagggagcaCCTCCCCGGTTCCATTACTCAGAATGAAACCAAAACCACACCAAGTCTGATACAACAGCTCTTAAAAGAGCAGTCTAAAAAACAGTAAAACAGCAACAAGCTAGCTAGGGAAAGTAGGAGGGGAACTCTTGATCTATGAGGACATATACACTCTATATGGAAAAATAATTTAAtaattcaacaaaaagtcaaaaaattctgaatttttttttggaataaaCTTGACCTTACACTTGTGAGAAAAATTTCACAAAAAGAAAATCCCCCTTTGACTTCTTtccaaaaaagacaaatttttgatcaaaatagtgtgaatagtgacctataatagcaaataaattttgtctttttcgCTATGAAGTCAACGTTGATTTTTATTTTTTGGAAATTTACATACTAGTGCAGAAGTAAGTCAAGTTTATTCTAAAAAAATTCTAAACTATTTGACTTTCTGTTTAATTATTAAAAAATTCTCCATATAGGGTGTTTATACAACCAGGAACCGAAGTGTATTTCTCGGAAAAGTAGCACTATTACAAAAAAAGCCTCCCAGCAGGGGCATAGTCTCATGAAGAGTTGGTAGGTGAACTTAGAGGACACAGGGAGCATCCAACGGCGCCTTCATGGCCTTCAGAGGTGGAGTGGCGTATGCCTGAGGTGACCAGCAGGTAAAGAGAGTAGACACCGGACTGATTGGTGCAGCTTTGTGGATGTCTCTCTTCTTTGGCGATTATGAGAACTTTCCTCCTTCCCAAACCACAGAGAGGAGATTTTTCTAGGCTCACCGTGCAGCCACTCCTCTCCTAGTAGGTCATCAGCCTCCTCCTCCACTATCTTTGCACGCGTAGGAGGGCAAGAGGCTCCCATCTATTAGATGGAGTTCTGAGCATGATTCGTTTGATGCCGAAAACGGACATGCCAAAAATTGTCTAGTGCTTGGTTGGTTACCATGTTTACTTGGCAACCTCACAAAAAATTGTCAATTTTTGGCAACTTTTAATATTGTCAATTGTTAGCTTGCCAAGtattggcaatgccaaatgttggcATCAAACTAATTATTCCCTTCTTTGAAGCTTTTAGTAGGCCTACGTGTTGACCCCAATCTGGTGAATAAAGTTTCCTCGAGCCTCTCATATCGACGATGTGGGCTGGGGTGACTTCGGTGGCTCGTTGACGTAGATTACCACCGATATTTCTGGCCAGTGATGTTAGGGTTCATCGGATGCAGCAACGACTTCCATCTATGGTTGCCTCATCTCTGTCAATTTGGTGCAGCCTCCAATGTCAAAATGATGCCTATGAGCTTTTTAGAGGTTGGGATAGTGAATTTGTTGGTCTTCTGACGATAGCTTAGACGGTTTCTTCTCTAGACGATGGTTCGTTAGTGGCCTCGGTGACTTCCATCAGTGATCAACAACAGGCTAATCGGACAATGGAGAAGAAGGAACAATAACATGTCGTCGGTCCGTTCGAGATGAGGAAGACAATCACCCTCAAGGACCACAATGTATTTATTTTTTTGAGTTGGACCTCTATGTATTTTCCTTATTTTGAACAAATGCTTGTGCTGATGATTTGTTCGATGGATCTAAGTCACGAGGGACAAAAAGATAACttgcatttatttatttttgagaattcacagttttatttttctttccttGAAAGGGGAATTCACAGCTAAATCAAGTTGTAGCCAGCCAAGATGTCAAAAAAAAAAGTTGTAGCCAGCCAATCGTTGGTATGCCGGCCCAACGTCTGAAGGCTGGAAGAGAAAAGGCGCCAACCTCATTTTCCCGTCAAAGAGAAAGGAGAGGCCCACCGTCCGTATCGCGATCCAGAGTCCAAATATTCAGACTCCCCTCTGACTGATACCCAATCCAATCGTCCCAGACCGTCTCTGTTTCTCACCTCATGGCCAGATCtgcggcgctgctgctgctgctgctcgctcTTCTCCTGGTCTGCTCGGGGGCCGCGTCGGCAGCCGCCGCGGCGGGCAGAATCAAGAGCAAGGCTGCTGCTCGGTCAgcgagggcggaggcggaggcggggtgCCGGGATCTGGCGACGCGCGGCAAGTgcggggcgagcggcggcgggggcAGGTGCCGGTGGTGCCGCAGCGAGGCGCTCGACGACATGTGCTTCGGCGCAGCGGAGGCGTGGCGGCTCCCGAAGCAGGTCTTCTCCTGCGACCAGCCCGCCGGCGCCGCGCACGCCAGGAGATAGCGTCGACGCCGATGCCTTCCCCGGGATGGGAGGGATCGTTGTACTATTCTACTCGCTGGTTGTGAGATTTACCGAGTGTTCGCGCATTGTACTGTCGTGTTACTCATCAACTCATGTATACGTAATTGGTTTTATCGAAACGAGGCTGATCGCGGCCGAATTTATTAGCTTACATTTGTTCTCGGGATCACTTGCCTTCGATCTTCACTCGTTTCGATCGAATGTTTTTGAGATCATCCATTTTCTTGCGTTGAGGTTTCTTTTCCGAATCAGCACAGCACCTTCGCAAATTGACATTCTCGGCCAATGCAAAGGACCCAGATATAAATCTTACGTCACCCGCATGGCAATTTCTCTGGTATTTTTTTTACTACATGGCAATTTTTTACTTTAAAACATACACATGACAAGTCTGGTCACTTGATTTTTAGTGTTCAAAATTTAGGGGCGGATTTGGAACATTTCCTGAAAACAACAGTAAGGGCGCAACGCAATGTGGGGGATATTTAAAAACGAAATATGTATATGGCAACCGTGTGACAGATTGCGAAACTGCCACACGCCTCCCGATCTTCTTCATTTCCCGCACATCCTCCAATTTTCGGGCAAAAATAATGCTTGAACTAGAATTTGATCTCTGGTCTGCAAGTAATCAACAAAGGGAACTAACAACCTCACCTATGACACTGATTATTGAACAAGCTAAGGGAAATACTGTTTTGACATGTTTTTGCCTTTAATAGATGGTAATATATGCAGCGCACATCTGATAATTGAGGTAGAAACATCATGGTAACTTTGACCGtagggattttttttttgaaaagatactCCGATATCTTCTGTGTAAATAACACGATAGTATACCTCCCTTCCCTGACATTTTTATGTGTAAATAGTATGAAAATATATGCACCGCGATAActaaacaccatgataagtttCTGACCCGTGGGGGAGAATTTGCTGAAACATACCCCTgataaattttgtgtaaatagcatgatattttAAGCACTACGGGCTTGATAGCTTACCTGGAATCACCATGATAACTTTTTCTCCCAggaaaaagttgttcaaaacatcCCCAATAATTttcgtgtaaataacatgataatataagcaccGCATAACCAATAACTTGCAATATAAACATGATGGTAACTTTTTTTACCAAAGGAAAACAAGTTGCTAAAAACATACCCTCGCCTCGCGCGTGGGCCTCTTGAATGAACACAACACATGGCGTGCCACGGGAAAGTGACATAATGTTTAGTGTTATGAGGGGCACACGTGCTATAGGCGTGATAAGTTACACAAAAACATCGTGGTATTTTTTGACCTAAGGAAAAAGCTACTGAAACACACCCAGATTTTTAGGTGCAAGTAACATGATAATATACGTACTGTAGACCCGGTAACTCATGTACAATCCACACATGATAATTTTGACCAGGATGGGGTTGATGTACATATACTCtgataacttatgtgtaagtacCACGGTATTTTACACATCGAAGACCTTCTAACTTGTGTATAAAATACAATGGTGACTTTGAAGGGGTGTAGTTGTTGAAGCATAGTACCTGGTACGTTCTATGTAAATAGTATGGTAAGTTATGCAACACAGGCCTGATAATTTGCATACGAATATCATGGTAACTTTGTCCTGGGGAGAAATCATGTGGTAGACGTGAAGAAATGGTAGTTTTCTCGAGGATGGACGCGCGAGATGTGCGGGAGAAGCAGATTTCTCAGACGAGCCTCCGGGGTCGTTTGGGAGGAGGCGAGGTCAAAGGACGGGGGATCGTGGGGTACTTTTAAATGAAAGAAGTAGAGGTGTGGCAGTTTTGCTTATATGACACACGTGTACCAAATATCACAGTCCATTTAAAAAGAAAAAGACagttcaattttttaaaataaCTTCGatttattcatcaactgtcaaggtagtacaaagaacaccagaaataaaaaatACATCGAGGTCTATAGACCACCTACCGACGACTAatagcactgaagcgagccgaaggcgcgccgtcgTCTTCGTCCCTCCTCATCGGAGCCGagcaaaccttattgtagtagacagtcggaaagtcgtcgtacAAGGCCACATAAGACCAGCACACGAGAACAACAGTCGTCGCCAATGAAAAGAAGCGTAGATCGAAAAAATCTAACTTGTAGACACATGAACACAAACGGACGACTACAAGATCCAcctggatccaccgaagacaaacgccgaccgaatcccgcgagatccgctgaagacaaacctccacaccccctccgacgatgctagaaaCACCACCGAAACGGATGCAAGGCGGGAAGAACCTTATCTTCAGAGAACCACCACCGCCTCGCCTGTCTGAGCTAGACACAAACCATAAAAGAACTCAAAAGAACATGAAAAACTGAGCCCTCTGGTCCATCCACCACGCCTCCATATCCCTAATACCACATGAGACGAGGTAGACCGGCGAcagcaccggcgagaggcacgagaAACCCTAGCCAATGGGCCCTCTTTCTTcccatgaaagaaagaaaacaaatggACACCGTTCAAATTAACAAGCCTTTAATAGCTTGCTTGACGATGACCGGTGCGTGGACTCGAAGCAAGAACAGGCGAATGGAGAGGATTTGCATGGGGCGTTTTCTCCTACTACCAACATAGCGCCCGTCGCGGTCGCGTACAGGAAGTGCCCTCCCATCGTGGTGGTGTCCAAAGCTGAGCATGCTTGCATTCGCAGTAACAAATTGAACGTATTTAAATTGCTGGAAGGCAGCTTACTAGGCGACAGTCCATGCCTCTCCTTCCATGATGGTTGCCGCATTGTTCTCAGCCAATGGCACAGCTGTACTGATTGACCACGCTAAACCGAACGATTATTATGGAAGATTCTCAACGGACGTGCTTCGCAATCAATGGACGCAGAAGAGATTAGACACCTCGAATTAGTATATGAAGAACAAAACTGTATACGATTGTCTGTGGCCCGTCAGCAGCTCAGCTTTCATTAACCATTGCAATTTGAAGAAATTATTCGTGTACGTGGTCTGGTCTGGAGACCCAGACAGTAAAAATTACATGCAAGTAAACAGCAGTAGAGTAGGAGTATGTCCCAAGGGGCCAATATAGGATTAATCAATAATACTTCTATATCCTAGTGCCTTTGGCGGCAGCTGGAAATAACCTGATGGCAATAGTTCCTTGCTTGCTTCACTTGCCCGCCCCTGCCAGGTCTAAATTCAGCATATAGGCgccgaaataagcacacaacagcTCCGCATGTCTACATACTCCACGACTTTGATCCGCTGGAGAAAGCTTGCTATTTACATCTCTTTAGAGTGATACAACATACATTCCTCGGGCACATCTGGTATCAAAGGACTCTCAGCTGAGCTAGAAAGGCGGCACATAGATCAAGAAAGAGGAGATGCGGCCCGCTCGCCCTTTGCAAATCCAGAAGGTATTTCTCATCTCTTGTTTTGTAAAGCTGCAATATCAGAAATACAGAGACAGCTAAGAAGAATGCAACACGGATAATGAGAACATATGGTTTTAAGTGCGTAAGCGAAATAAGGAGGAGAAAATATTATTCAAATCGTATAGGTTTATGAATTATGTAAAGTTGTTGCCGAGTGGAGGCACATCGGGATCACCATCAAGTGCACAACTGAAGTAAAAGGTGACGCGAATAATGGGAGTTGAATTTCAGTTTTCGCATGATAGTGACTGCAATAGACATCAAGTGGAGGCATGCAAGCAGTAGGTGTATGGCAACAGGGGTGTGTGTATACAATGGAAATAAGATTCCAATTTTATGAGGTTCCTGAACCTATTGCGCCGATTTCAAAGTAAAAGAGATGCAGGGATATGTGAAGAGTTATCTTGTGTATATAACTTCCTAGTAAAAATATCATGTATAGACGAGCGTGCATGGAAATGCAAGGGACTGCTAGTGAACAATTTGGAGTGCCATACTTATAGTGACTAAAAGGTCAAGGTCTGCTACACTGTTTAACCATCAGGAGAAAGACACGCATAAGTACTCATGCATCACACTGCTGTATTTGCATCAGGACTTCT is from Triticum aestivum cultivar Chinese Spring chromosome 3A, IWGSC CS RefSeq v2.1, whole genome shotgun sequence and encodes:
- the LOC123058544 gene encoding uncharacterized protein; translation: MPLLVALPVPISVSASTGALSSTGAASPSANADGLLFDDLVLGDGDGSKNETDDDPAVKLEWLRSQIIGAEAEFSSPFGTRRITYADHTASGRCLLFVEEFVQRNVLPYYGNTHTVDSYVGMHTSRLAGEAARYVKRSLGGGPQDVLLFCGTGCTAAIKRLQEVTGMAVPPTLRARVLEALPPSDRWVVFVGPHEHHSNLLSWRESLAEVVEIRLREDDGLVDMAALEAALAAPGRAGRPMLGSFSACSNVTGLRTDTRAVARLLHRHGAFACFDFACSAPYVDIDMRSGEPDGYDAVFLSAHKFLGGPGSPGILAMASRLYRLRRTAPSTSGGGTVLYVSGFDHGDTVYCEDTEEREDAGTPAIIQKVRAALAFKVKEWVGAECVEEGEQRMLALALRRIRTAANPNLRLLLGGDPGSTAGRLPVLSFVVYPPVVDENKEVGAARPQLHCRLVTKLLNDLFGVQARGGCACAGPYGHRLLGITPARAKAIKSAVEMGYHGVRPGWTRVSLAYYTSAREAEFVLEAIDFVASFGHRFLPLYTFDWKSGDWLYDRSCGRVRPDNGPVADTTITCAAAPESHTGEVKAEHDYQSYMAFARKLAESLLNTGLDDAPARGIPKAIDPQLVYYMT
- the LOC123058545 gene encoding uncharacterized protein produces the protein MARSAALLLLLLALLLVCSGAASAAAAAGRIKSKAAARSARAEAEAGCRDLATRGKCGASGGGGRCRWCRSEALDDMCFGAAEAWRLPKQVFSCDQPAGAAHARR